Sequence from the Cloacibacillus sp. genome:
CATCCGCGCGATGCAGGAGGCCAAAAACGGCGCGAACAGCGACCTCATAGGGCAGTTTGGCGTCGGCTTCTACTCGAGCTTTATCGCCGCCGACCGCGTCACCGTCGAGACGATGAAGGCTGGCGGCAGCGAAAGCTGGAAGTGGGAATCGACCGGCGACGGCACCTACACGATCGACGGCGGCAGCCGCGCGGGCCACGGAAGCTCAATCACCCTCCACATGAAAAAGGAGGAGCAGTCGGGCGACGACCACGACATCACGAAAGATTACCTCTCGGAGTGGACGCTGCGCGGCATCATCAAAGAATACTCCGACTTCGTCACCTATCCGATCTACCTTACCGACGTTGAGAAGGAAAAGAAAGAGGATGAAAAAGAGGAGCCCGTCAACTCAATGAAGGCTCTCTGGACGCGCCCGCAGAAGGACATAAGCGACGACGAGTTCAACGACTTCTACCGCCACATCTCGCACGACTGGGAAAACCCGCTTGAGCGCATATACTACAAGGCGGAGGGCACGAGCGAATTCCGCGCGCTGCTCTTCATCCCCTCGCGCCCGCCGATGGACCTCTTCTACCAGGACGGCAAACACGGGGTACAGCTCTACATCCGCCGCGTATTCATCATGAACGACTGCAAAGAGCTGATCCCCGAATACATGCGCTTCATCAAGGGCGTCGTGGACTCCGAGGACCTCTCGCTCAACGTCTCGCGCGAGATGCTCCAGCAGGACCGCCAGACGGCGCAGATCAAGAACAGCCTCGTAAAGAAGATCCTCGACACCCTGCACAAGATGCGGAAGGACCAGCCCGACAGCTACAACAAGTTCTGGCAGACCTTCGGCGTCGTCCTTAAAGAGGGCATCATCTCCGACCTGCGCCACCGCGAGGATATCATGAAACTTTGCCTCTTCGACGTCTCGGAGGGCGACAAGACGACGCTTGAAGATTACCTCATCAACATGCCCGCGGGTCAGGACAAAATATACTACCTCGCCGGTTCGTCGCTCAAAAACCTTAAAAACTCCCCGAAACTTGAGGCCTTCAAAAAGAAAGGCATCAAAGTGCTGCTCCTCGGCGACCCCGTGGACGAGATATGGGTAAACCACGCGCGCAAATTCGACAAATACGACTTCGTCTCCGCCGCCGCCGAAAACCTCATGCTGCCGGAGGGGGAAAAAGACGAGAAAAAAGACTCCGAGATCGAAAAGAGCGGCCTCGTGAAAAAGCTTAAAGATGCCCTCGGCTCGCTCGTGGAGGACGTCAAAGTCTCCGACCGCCTCGTGGATTCGCCGGTCTGCTTCGTGCAGAAGGGCGAAGAGATATCGCCGCAGATGAGGAACCTCTTCCGCTCGATGGGACAGGAGGTCCCCGAAGAAAAGCGCGTCATGGAGATCAACCCAGACAACGCCCTCATCAAAAAGATCGCCGACGAGTCGGAGAGGGAAAACTTCAACGCCGAAGACTGGTCGCACCTCCTCATGGGCCTCGCCTCCATCGCCGACGGCGAGCCGGTGCCCGACGGACAGCAGTTCACGAACCTCGTCAGCAAACTGCTGGAGAAATAAACGCCCCGGCGGTTGCGCCATGCGCTCCGCAAAAGGCCGCGCCGCCGCGTAAGACGATAGACATCGGCGCGAAAAAAACCAATAAAAAACTCCCCCGCTCCGCACAGGTACGGGGGAGATTTTTTATTGGCCCTTTCGCTATCTTATCCACATCGAGCGATGGCCGGCGTCCAGAATATCGCCGCGCACCTCGGCGCTGAAAAAACGCCGCAGCCCCTCCGTTAAAGCGTCAAGCACATTCTGGGCAGTATCCTGCGGCAGTTCTCCAAGTATCTCCGAGACAAAAAAGATATTTCTACTCTCAGGCGTGATGATAGCGTGCCGCGACTGCTTCCAGACGAAGTGCCGCGTAACGATCATGCCGCCGTCGGCGTAGCTCACCTCGCCGGGCGGGATATCGACGCCCGCCTCTCCGTTCAGCGCCGTAAAAGAGTCGCCCTGACGGGAAAGACGCAGCGCAAGCCCCTCCCGCAGCGCGTCAATGTCAAAGCCTCCCGCGGGAACCAGATAACTGAGCGAGACCGCGTTATAAAAATCGACGAAGGGGTGGATGCTGAAGGGGCTCTCGCTCTTCCCCGCGCGCCGCGTCAGGGCCTCTATCGAGCTGGGAAAATCCTTTCGCGGCGCTCCGGCCCCCTTCATCCGCTCGCTCCACGGCTTGATAAAGGGGTGCGACTGCGGGTTGCCGTAGGCCTTGGACGCCGCGGCGGCGTTCCGCCAGCCCTCGCGGAGAAAGGCCGTCACCGGCTCGCTGTCGGTGGGAACTGACATCCCCTCGGCAGCCGCGACGACCAGCCTCATTCCCGGAAAATAATCAAAAATACCGGCTTCGATAGAAAAATCCACGGCGTCATTCTCCTTTCAAAGAAAAACTCTGATTAAATCATTTTATCGGTTAAATCTATAACATATATTCCTACCGTTTTTTACATATAACATAAAACTCCGATGCCGCCTAGCACTCGCCGCCTATCTTCAGCTTACCCTGCGCGACCGG
This genomic interval carries:
- the htpG gene encoding molecular chaperone HtpG, which encodes MAEKMEFQSEAKQVLELMINSVYSNPDIFVRELISNASDAIDKLRIESLSRPELAEYAKNGRIDITIDKKAGTLTISDNGIGMDRDDLVSFLGTIARSGTGEFIRAMQEAKNGANSDLIGQFGVGFYSSFIAADRVTVETMKAGGSESWKWESTGDGTYTIDGGSRAGHGSSITLHMKKEEQSGDDHDITKDYLSEWTLRGIIKEYSDFVTYPIYLTDVEKEKKEDEKEEPVNSMKALWTRPQKDISDDEFNDFYRHISHDWENPLERIYYKAEGTSEFRALLFIPSRPPMDLFYQDGKHGVQLYIRRVFIMNDCKELIPEYMRFIKGVVDSEDLSLNVSREMLQQDRQTAQIKNSLVKKILDTLHKMRKDQPDSYNKFWQTFGVVLKEGIISDLRHREDIMKLCLFDVSEGDKTTLEDYLINMPAGQDKIYYLAGSSLKNLKNSPKLEAFKKKGIKVLLLGDPVDEIWVNHARKFDKYDFVSAAAENLMLPEGEKDEKKDSEIEKSGLVKKLKDALGSLVEDVKVSDRLVDSPVCFVQKGEEISPQMRNLFRSMGQEVPEEKRVMEINPDNALIKKIADESERENFNAEDWSHLLMGLASIADGEPVPDGQQFTNLVSKLLEK
- a CDS encoding phenylalanine--tRNA ligase beta subunit-related protein; this translates as MDFSIEAGIFDYFPGMRLVVAAAEGMSVPTDSEPVTAFLREGWRNAAAASKAYGNPQSHPFIKPWSERMKGAGAPRKDFPSSIEALTRRAGKSESPFSIHPFVDFYNAVSLSYLVPAGGFDIDALREGLALRLSRQGDSFTALNGEAGVDIPPGEVSYADGGMIVTRHFVWKQSRHAIITPESRNIFFVSEILGELPQDTAQNVLDALTEGLRRFFSAEVRGDILDAGHRSMWIR